In Melospiza melodia melodia isolate bMelMel2 chromosome W, bMelMel2.pri, whole genome shotgun sequence, a single genomic region encodes these proteins:
- the LOC134431539 gene encoding uncharacterized protein LOC134431539, whose product MILTSPQIFTTLIIGLMISIVLPQGSVSIDPWSNAHQCIHPELETGPKGPYFEVYALRNNQPYASKVWDQPSMVAYEGDQIQVGCRELDPIEGKTRRLVLTIQPLMAASEHNLITFSPVKMGKPTVWIQQKGPISCQWSDFRGDPPGSQPRNSVVFREDPLGEIHPENITLDLHPLLFSAGKIVASNGPEEGKAQCEMAFRLEQSMTFTCERELKALEMGFGFPKRAVAYKVALPEDVIPLYPDLDLPQETTPPVVCKVVHNLTFIGPQVIRKSNEQKLLLDPTYSLKKVQMNFHTDITYLQKDCQPFIKQSLKGWNAWLATRSHHRRAQRDLSGWIGTGFGILNTIDQEVLVNKLSTVTSNLGKLKMPLSSSMLTLAETQSLVAKLLTMVANHTEEDFLKFANYTGELSKEIALAIQCPQTQQWVQSVAAGILREGTSGILPQEIRETILKDDHTTQFEKDHQAWWQLVNFTYEPQQEHIEAYVLTISAAEERAIFPILTLGTIHQDVIVRPIDHNVWASYDNTKNRWQSVSTEACIPRGQLGYVCENAVVEAEDLCLDAENSVCTFEMLPHNKTQSQVYYIGNGCACVRTACDNVTIDNCQEKTNNTNFCVCNFTKIVGCDFHYTVPITTQQLINADFDLYQEIPKLQIGMDIEVLKAMLTHPKVKELIQKVNQTTKRMVWQVEHNSEKIKNVLTKVEQVGQHHWWDIFVGYSPTAIQVFNYLVHPMLIIIIVLLLLTLTNICTWWRLRIIMKRTQMIWAMV is encoded by the coding sequence ATGATCCTGACTTCACCGCAGATCTTCACAACCCTGATCATTGGACTAATGATAAGTATAGTTCTTCCCCAAGGCTCTGtctcaatagacccatggtctaatgcacaccagtgtatccacccggagttgGAAACGGGACCGAAGGGGCCCTACTTTGAGgtgtatgccttacgtaacaatcagccatatGCGAGTAAAGTATGGGATCAGCCCTCCATGGTAGCGTACGAGGGAGACCAAATTCAAGtcgggtgtcgagagcttgacccaatagaaggaaaaacaaggcggCTGGTATTAACAATTCAACCCTTGATGGCAGCCTCTGAACACAACTTAATCACCTTTAGTCCAGTGAAAATGGGGAAACCCACTGTCTGGAttcagcaaaagggcccaatttcatgccagtggagtgacttcaggggagatccacccggatcacaaccccgaaaTTCAGTAGTTTTTAGAGAAGATCCGCTTGGGGAAATACATCCTGAAAACATAACCCTTGACTTACACCCTCTTCTCTTTTCTGCGGGAAAGATTGTAGCATCTAAtggtcctgaggaagggaaagcacagtgtgagatggcatttagattggaacagtcgatgacgttcacatgtgaaagggagcTGAAAGCCCTGGAAATGGGTTTTGGCTTCCCTAAGCGTGCTGTCGCATATAAGGTAGCATTACCGGAAGACGTGATTCCATtgtatccagatctagacttgccccaagaaaccactccACCGGTGGTATGTAAagtagtacataacctaacctttatagggcctcaggtgataagaaaatctaacgaacaaaaattattgttagaccccacttattccctgaaaaaggtgcagatgAACTTCCACACCGATATTACGTATTTGCAGAAGGATTGCCAACCGTTTATaaagcaaagccttaagggatggaatgcatggctagcaACAAGGTCTCATCATAGAAGAGCACAAAGAGATTtgagtgggtggattggcactggATTTGGTATATTAAACACGATAGATCAAGAAGTATTAGTGAataaattaagtaccgtcacgtcgaacttaggaaaactaaaaatgcccctcagttcatccatgcttacattagcagaaacacaatcgctagtagCAAAAttgctaaccatggtagcaaaccacacTGAAGAGGATTTTTTGAAGTTCGCTAACTatacaggggaacttagcaagGAAATTGCATTAGCTATCCAGTGCCCTCAGACacaacaatgggtacaatcagtagcggcaggaatactgagagaaggaacgtcaggtatattacctcaggaaataagagaaacaatattaaaggatgatcatactacacaatttgagaaggaCCACCAAGCCTGGTGGCAATTAGTAaatttcacttatgagcctcaacaggaacacatcgAAGCCTATGTCCTTACCATTagtgcagcagaggaaagagctatctttcctatcctcactctagggacaatacatcaagatgttattgtcaggccaatagaccataatgtCTGGGCTAGTTATGATaataccaaaaataggtggcaatcggttagcacagaagcatgtattcctagaggacaattaggctatgtttgtgAAAACGCTGTAGTAGAAGCAGAAGATCTATGCTTAGATGCCGAGAACAGTGTATGTACCTTTGAAATGCTTCCGCATAAtaaaacacaatcacaagtttattaTATAGGGAATGGGTGCGCTTGCGtgaggacagcttgtgacaatgtcaccatagataattgccaagaaaagactaataatactaacttctgtgtatgcaacttcaccaagatagtaggttgtgattttcattatactgtcccaataactactcaacagctaattaacgcagatttcgacctatatcaagagataccgaaattacaaatagggatggacatcgaagttcttaaagcaatgctcacacatcctaaagtaaaggaattgatacaaaaggtaaatcaaacaacaaaacgaatggtatggcaggtagaacataattcagaaaaaataaagaatgtcctgactaaagtagaacaagtaggccagcatcattggTGGGATATCTTTGTGGGATACTCCCCAACAGCTATACAAGTCTTTAACTATTtggtgcacccaatgctgatAATAATCATAGTTCTGTTACTATtaactctcacaaatatttgtaCGTGGTGGCGACTGAGAATCATAATGAAAAGAACCCAAATGATCTGGGCTATGGTATGA